The Dehalococcoidia bacterium DNA window TCCTTCCGCTACGGCGCGTCGGCGATCGTTGCGCTCCTGCACGACGTCGTGCTCGTCGTCGGCATCTTCTCGATCCTCGGCAAATTTGCTGACGTGGAGGTCGATACGTTCTTCATCACGGGACTGCTCACCGTCGTCGGCTTTAGCGTCCACGACTCGATCGTCGTCTTCGACCGCATCCGCGAGAACGTCGGTGCCGGCGTGTTCCGGAGCTTCCCCGCTGCCGTGAACCACAGCCTCTTGCAGACGCTCGGCCGCTCGCTCAACACGTCGCTGACGCTGATCTTCTCGATCGTGGCGCTGCTGCTGCTCGGTGGCGAGAGCATTCGCGACTTTCTGCTCGTGCTGCTCATCGGCGTGTCGACCGGTGTCTACAGTTCAGTGTTCGTCGCCAGCATGTTCCTCGTTTCGTGGGAACAGGGCGACTTTGCGCGGCTGTGGCAGCGGCTCACTGGACGCAGATCGGCCTCGACAGAAGCCGTCCCGGCGGAGTAACCGATCGAACCTGCGGCAGCCTTCGCGTGCCGATACTCTGGCGCCATGAGCGTCGGCTTCGTCTACGATCCGATCTTCCTTGAGCACGACACCGGCGAGCACCCGGAAAACGCGCGCCGGCTGACGGCGACGATGGCCCTGCTCGAAGAAAGCGGCCTGCTGGCGGCGCTCACGCGGATCCCCGTCCGTGCCGCATCGGCGGACGAGCTTTCGCTAGCGCACGACCCGCGGTACGTGGGCGCCGTCGAGCGTGTCGCCGGCGAGGGTGGCGGCTGGGTCGATCCCGACACCTTGATCATGCCGCGCTCGTACGCCGTCGCGGCGCACGTCGTCGGCGGCACCTTGAACGCGCTCGATGCGCTGATGCGCGGCGATGTCGAATCGGCGTTCTGCCTCGTACGGCCGCCCGGCCATCACGCGACGCCCGTCCAGGCGATGGGCTTTTGTTTGTTCAATCACGTCGCCGTCGCTGCGGAATACGCTCGCGCGCGGCACGGCCTCGAGCGCGTGGCGATCGTCGACTACGACGTGCATCACGGCAACGGCACCCAGGACGCCTTCTACGACGATCCCGGCGTGCTCTACGTCTCGACGCACGAGTTTCCGTTCTACCCGGGTACGGGCCCCGCTGAGGACGTCGGGGCTGATGCGGGCCTTGGCTACAACGTCAACGTTCCCATGCCCCACGGCAGCGGCGACGCCGAGTATCGCCGCGCGTTCGAGGCCATCGTCATGCCCGCGGTGCGGCGCTTTCGTCCGCAGCTCATCCTGGTCTCCGCGGGCTACGACGCGCACTTCGCCGACGACATCGCACTGCAGCAACTCAGCGTCGATGGTTACGACACGCTCGTGTCGATGATCGTCGCCGCGGCCGCTGATCTGTGCGACGGGCGCGCGCTCTTCGCGCTCGAAGGAGGCTATCACCTGACGGCGTTGCCCTGGTCGGTCCGACGCACGCTCGAGGTGATGCGAGGTGACGGCCCGGCACCGGATCCGTTGGGAACCGCCATCGCTCGTACTCCGCCCGGCTTCGATGACATGATCGCGCGCGTGAAGTCGCTGCACGGCCTGTAGCACCAAGCAGGGTTCCGGGAGTCGCAGTTAGATACACTCTCGCCATGCCATCCCGCACCCGGTACGCGCCAAGCCCGACCGGCGTCCCGCACGTGGGCAATCTGCGTACGGCACTCTTCGACTACCTGCTCGCCCGTCATGACGGCGGCCAGTTCATCCTCCGCATCGAGGACACCGACCAGGCCCGGCTGGCTCCGGAGGCAGTGCAGGGCCTGCAGGACAGTCTGACGTGGCTCGGCATCGACTGGGACGAAGGCCCCGGCAGGGGCGGCCCCTACGCACCGTACGTGCAGTCGGAGCGCCTCCACCTCTACCGGCCGGCCGCTGACAAGCTGCTCGCCGGCGGCGACGCCTACAAGTGCTGGTGCTCATCGGCGCGCCTCGAAGCGCTGCGCGCCGAACAGACGCGGCTCAAGCAGCCGCCCCGCTATGACCGCCGTTGCCGTGAGGAGTCAGGCCGCCAGGCAGCGCGCCGCGAAGCCGAGGCTGACGGCCGCAACTGCGTCGTGCGGTTCAAGACGCCGTTGTCGGGCGAGGTCACGGTGCATGATGCGATCCACGGCGAAACGACATTCGACCTTGCCACGCTCGACGATTTCGTGATCCTCAAGTCCGACGGCTTTCCCACCTACCACCTGGCCTACATCGTCGATGACGAAGCGATGAGGATCACGCACGTCCTCCGTGGCGACGAGTGGCTCGCCTCTGCGCCACGACACATGCTGATCTACCGTGCGCTCGGCATCCACCCGCCGGTCATCGCCCACCTGCCGCGCGTGCTCGGCCCGGACGGTGCCAGGCTGAGCAAGCGTTACGGCGCGACCAGCGTGTTCGAATACCGCGATCAGGGCTACCTGCCCGAGGCCGTCTTCAACTTCTTGGGACTAACCGGCTGGTCGCTCGATGATAAGACGGAGATCATCTCGAAAGAAGATTTCATTAAGCACTTTACGCTCGATCGCGTCGTGAAGAACCCCGCGATCTTCAACGTCGAGAAGCTGACGTGGATGAATGGCGTCTATATCCGCGAGATGCCAGGCGAACGCCTCGTCGATGTGCTGGTCGAGCGGCTGGAGGGTGACCTGCCGTCGAGCGTCTCGCGCCCTATCGATCGCACCCTCGTCGCGCGTATCGCGCCGCTCATCCGCGAGCGCATCAAGCTATTGTCAGAAGCCGTTGACTACTGCGATTTCTTCTTCACCGACGATCTCAGCTACACGCGCGAGGAGTTGCTCGGCAAGCCGTATCGCGACCGCCCCGGCGACGCGAGAGATGCGCTCTCCGCCGTCATCGAGCGGACGCAGAGCATCGACTGGACGCACGATGCGCTTGAGCAAGTGCTCCGCGAACTAGCCGAGTCCCTCGGCACGAAGCCGGGCGACCTGTTTTCGCTCGTGCGGGTCGCGGTGACCGGCAAGCGCGTCACGCCGCCGCTCTTCGAAAGCATGGAGATCCTCGGCAAGGAACGCTGCCTCGCGCGGCTGCAGCATGCGATCCAGTTGCTTTGAATCCGTCTGCGCGCGTGGCCTGGCGGCCCCTCGGTCGCGCCGTGGTGACCGCAACTTATAACAGCTACGGTGCTGGAGCCGCCGGTTGTCCGCCTCAGAATGCCCGTGCTAAGATCGAACCACGCTGGGGATTCGTCTAATGGTAGGACAGCGGATTCTGGATCCGTATGTGGGGGTTCGAATCCTCCATCCCCAGCCAATTGGCGCATTCGTCTAGCGGCCCAGGACACCGCCCTCTCAAGGCGGAGATCGCGGGTTCGAATCCCGCATGCGCTACCAATGCCATCGCGAAGAGTCCGCCACCTCTGGCGGACTCTTTTCGCACCCTGTACGCCACCTGCGGCGGGCGAAACGCTACACTGAACCATGACTACTGATACCAACGACGCGATCGAAAAGGCGACGTTCGGCGCCGGTTGCTTCTGGGGCGTCGAAGCCGCGTTCCGCCAGATAAAAGGCGTAAAGTCCACCGCTGTCGGCTTCATGGGCGGTGCGCTCGACGATCCGACTTACGAGGACGTCTGCTATCGCGATACCGGCCACGCCGAGGTCGTCGAGGTGCAGTTCGATCCAGAGCTCGTCCCGTACGCCGCGCTGCTCGACGTCTTCTGGGAGAACCACGATCCGACGACGCTCAACCGCCAGGGCCCCGACGTAGGCGAGCAGTATCGCAGCGCGATCTTCTATCACTCGCCTGAACAGCAACGCGCCGCGACGGACTCCAAGGACGCGCTCGAGCGCGATGGTCGCTACCGGCGGCCGATCGTTACGGAGATCACGCCCGCGGCGACGTTCTACCCCGCTGAGGAGTACCACCAGCAGTACCTCGAGAAGCGCGGCCTCTCGACCTGCCACATCTGATCCGGCTCAGCCCCCGCACGCTCATACCGCGGTTTCGTTCGCGCGCTTGTTGCGCGTCTCTCCGGCATCGCGCGTGACCACGCTGATGTGGCCGTCGCCTTCGATGCACGCTCGCTTGACCTCCGCGACGTCGTCGACGCCTTGCTGGCGAATTTGGCTCATCAGCTCTTCTTCGCTGATCAGCTCCTTCTCCATGTTGCGCCGCAGCATCCTTCCGTCCTTCACCAACTCGAGCGGTGGCGGGTGCACGAGCCGGCCGATCCATGGCACCCGGAATCCAACCCAGTTGAGCGCGAAGCTCCAGAACAGGATGACGGCGACGAGCACGACGCCCTCCGTGATCGACGTGTAGTCCGCCGACATCGCGTTTTGCGCGGCGTCTGCCACCAGCACGATCACCAGCAGGTCCGTTACGCCCACCGCCCCGGCCTCGCGCTTCAGCACCACGCGCAGCATCGCGAACAGCGCGAGGTACATCAGCGAACCTCGGATCACCACCTCGAACACCGACATGCTCGGGACGAACAATTCACTCCAGTCGATAGCGCCGCCTCCACGCGTGTGCGGAAGCATTATCCGGAGGCGGCCGTGTCACCACGATGCGGATTCTCGGCTGAGCGCTTGCAGAAGCGTCTATAGCCCGCAGGCTAGTTGCCCGGTGTCCAGAAGTTCGTGTTTTCCGGCGTGGGATCGTCGCGCCCGGCTCCGGCGTCGAGCGGCGCGCGCGGGATGATCGAAGGATCGACGGCAGCGCGCGTGGGATCCTGGAAGTCGTCAAACACCACGTCGACGCTCGACGTATCGAGTACGGCGTAGGACAACCGGAACGCGTTCCGCGCATCCCGCGCTTCGCCGGCCGACCCCGGGTTGATGACCAGCACGCGACCGAGCCGCTCCGCCATCTGATAGTGCGTGTGGCCGAGGATCACGTAGTCCGCATCGATCGTGGCGAGCTTCGCGATGCTCGGGCTCTTCGGATAGATGTACTCGTTGTGCGGCTCGAACGGGCTCCCGTGTACCATCACCAGCTTCTTGCCGCCCACGGTCGTCTCCAGCCGGGATGGCTGCGACGACATATACTCCAGATCCGCGCCGCGCACCCAGTCGGCCGACCGCGCCTTGCTGCCCCACTTCCCGAGCAGCACCTCCTCGTGATTGCCCAGGATGTAGCGGGCGCCTCGCTCGCGCAGGATTTGCATCACTTCGTTCGAGAAGCGGAACTGGTAGACGGCGTCGCCCGCACAGAGCAGCTCGTCGACATCCCCCATCCGGTCGAGCGCGATGCGCAGCGCCTCGTGGTTGCAGTGCACGTCCGCGACGATGCCGATACGCATGCGTCAGTATCGCCAACCGGCCGTCGAAGCAGAACCGGCGAAGGTACCTGTTGAAGCTCGCCGCTCCTTCAGACCTTCAGGCGCTTCCATGCGCCCAGCGCGAAGCGGCGTTGTACGAGCGCTGCTCGGACCCAGTTCTCCGTGACAGCGGCGAGCCAGGCGAACGGCACGGTGAGACCAAGCACGATCACCATGAACGCCGCGATCGGCACGCGAATCCCCCACGCCGTGAACGTGAACGTGTACAGCACGAAGCGCACGTCCCCGGCTCCGCGCAGCACACCGGACAGCGACGCATGGACGCCCATTGCCGGAAGCGCGAACGCAAACACCCGTAACAGCCTGGTACCGGTTTCGACGACCTCCGGGTCGTCCCGCACGAATAGCTCGACGACGTACGGCGCGATGGCGAACTGCACCGCGGCCATCGTCACGAGCAGGCAGAGCGCGAAGAAGCGCACGCGCTTGGCGATCGCTTCCGCCATGTCCGGCAGCCCGGCACCCAGGTACTGCCCCACGAGTGCCGTCGCCGCCGTGCCGAGCGCAAAGCCGGGCAGGATCGCCAGCTCCAGCGATCGCAGCGCCAGTGAGTGCGCGGCGAGTTGTTCCGTGCCCAGCCGCGCCACGATGCGCGTATACACCAGGAACGCGAACATGAATTGCGCCTCTTCGAGCCCCACCGGCAGCCCGATGCGCAGCACACGCGCCATCGACTCGCGGCTCGTGGCAAGCAAACGCGTGACGTCCATGCGGACCGGCGCCAGCCCGCTGGCTGCCAGCGCCAGTGCCAGCACACCGCCCGTCGTCCCCGCCGCCGCGTAACCAATGCCCGAAGCGAGCACGCCTAAGTCCGCCACGTCGCCCGAGATCAGCACAAACGTGACGATCGCGTTGATCGCATTCACGATGATCAAAATCACCATTGGCATCCACGTATTTCCCATGCCCCGGAGCGCGCCACTGACGGCGTACAGCACCATCAGCATCGGAAACCCGATCGACCCGGCGCGGAGGTACTCGACGCCGTGCGGCACGACCTCTGGCTCGGCGCCCATGAGGCGCATGAGCCACGGCGCCGCGGCGAATACGATAGCTGTGCAGAGGATGCCCCACACAAGCGCAAGCACGATCGAAGCGTGCAACGCTGCCTGGACGCGCGAGCGGTCGCCGGCGCCGACGTCGCGCGCCACCACCGCGGTCGCTCCCACATCGACCGCCAGGGCGCCCGAGAGCGGGATCCAGAACATGAGCGTCCCGATCCCGACGGCCGCTAATCCGTCCGCACCGACATAACGCCCGACGAGCACCGCATCGACCGCGCTCAGGACCGAGATTGAAAAGCGCTCGACGCCCACGGGCCATGCGAGCTTGAGAATGACACGGGAAAGCCCGCGATCGGCAGCAAGCGCAAGGACCTGCACGCTCGACGCGGGCACAGCTTTGGGTTCCGCCGGCAAGTTGAATCCTCGTGCTAGGTCCGGAGCGCGTCAGCTTAGCACGAGCGTGGCATTATGCCCGTTCGCGTTGCGACGCGCGGAAACCGGATGCGCGCAGTCATGCGCGCACGCTCGCGTCGGTGCGCGTCAGGAAGTCGACTGATCGACGGCGCGCGTTGTCAGGGAGGTGCAGGCTCGACCGTTGCCGGTTCGGCCGTCGGCGGAATGCTCTCGACGGTCGCTGCTTCCGTCGCCGGGATCGGCGTATCGACGACTGGCGTCGGCGTATCGACCGGGGGCGGCGTGGCCGTCTCGGTCGGTGGCACAGCCGTCGGTGGCAGCGGCGTCGGTGGTACAGGTGTATGCGTGTCGTCCGGGGCCGGCGTCCATGTATCGTCGGGTACCGGCGTGCGTGTCGGAGGCTCGGTCGGCGTGGCCGTGCCTGTTGTCGTTGCCCCGGCGAGCTGAGCTTCGGGACGCGGTGCGGTAGGCGTCGGCGTCGGCAATGCCGGGACCTCGACGAGCGTCGGATCGGCGGGTCGGGCGATCGGGTTGAACACGCGAGGCACGCGCCATGGCGTGAGTTCGATCTTCTGCGGTTGGCCCTTACCGTAGTTCCCGGATGCGTATGATCTGCCGTCCTGCGGCACACCGCTGTTCGTATCGATGTCGTCGAACGCAACCGGCAGCGACTGCGTGAGCGGACGCTGCTCCTCCGTGCGCTGGACCTGGAAATGCAGGTGCGGACCGGGACCGCCGCCTTCATCGTCCGCGCAGGTCAGGCCCGTCTCTCCGGAGACTGCTATCGGATCTCCCTGGTCGACGATGTCGCCCGCTGCGACTTGCGCGCCGTTATGCGCGAGGTGCAGGTACAGCGCCGACGTCCCATCGCCGTGGTCGATCACGACATAATTGGCAGCGGTCGAGAAGATAGGGCTGCAGCCGCCGCTGTTCGAGTCCTCTCGCACCATCAGCACCTTGCCGCTGCGGGCGGCGACGATCGTGTCATAGGAGAGGTCAAAGTCGAACGCGTAAGCGGTGCTGCCATTGTGCGTGAAGGTCGTTTCTTCGCCCTGCGTGACCGAGTGGATCTCGCCGCCCGCCCAGGGCAATAGGTAGCCGGGTGCGGCAGGGAAGCGCCCTTCTTCGCCCTTCTGTTGGCCCGGGATGTGGATGGGTGGCGCGATCGCCGCGACAAACGTCACGGCAACAGCGACGGCGGAGAACAGCGAGATTAACAAAGCAGCGCCTCACAACGACATTGCGGCCGGACTGGACAGTTGACTACGTAATCGGCATGTCGGCGAGGCTTGGGTATGCGATTCTACCCCTAGGAGCCCGGTCCAGCGGTGTCTTCTCTACATAAAAAGTGTGAAACTTCTGTATATGCGTGAACTCCATTTCAGCCATCTGGCCGCGACGGTCCTTCTGATCGTGTCGTCGGCGGCCTGCGCTGAAGGTGCCCAAGCGCCGCCGACAGCTACGTCGAGCGCCGCGACCGTCACCGCCGCTGCGCCCGCAACGGCCACAGCCGCACCTCCGGATCCTTCGCCTGCGGCTGGGCAGCCGCACGGGGCGCTCCCCACGGGCTTTCCGCTTGATCCCGACTTGCCCGCCGACCGGGTAACCGGCGCCGTGGGCTCACGCGTGATCGAAGTGGGTGCTGGCCCGCCGATACGCGACGTCAGCGTGCAGCAGGCTTCCGACGACCCGGACCTGGCCAATGCGTCGGGCTGGAACTGCCGCGTCCATGTCGAGTACGAGGCGACGCCGGCCGTCGACTGGTACGTACCGTCAGGCACAGCGGTCTATGCGACGATGGACGGTGATGCCGTGCTCATCGCCAATACCGTCGCCAACGGCTTCGACTACCACGCTGTCGACCGCGAACCGTACATAGGCAACCCCGACCGCACGCGGGCGCCGTTGGATCCCTTTCCCGGGCCGGGCGGCGGCATGGGCATCTACGTCGCGGTGGCCGGCGAGGAGTTCCGCACTGACTACGGTCACCTGCAGATCGATCCCACGCTCGCCGCGATCCCCGACGAGGCCTTCGTCGCGCCGTATGGGCGATCCTTCGACTACGCATCTGCGTTCTCGACGCCCGCACCGCTCGCGTTCGGTGTGCAGGTGGCGCGGTGGCCCGTGCGGAAAGGAGACGTCATCGGCTACACAGGCGACTCCGGCTACTCCGAGGCTCCGCACCTGCACTATGTGATCACGCGCCGGCCCACTGGCGAGCGCCTGTGCCCGACAGGCGAAGCGGGGTTCGACGACGGTGGTTGGCTCATGCGCTGACGTCGCCACAGCCTCGCCACCCGTCAAATTTCAGCCTGATCGTTAACTAATGGATGCGTCTGTGCGTTCAACCAGCACGGCCGGCAGGGTGGCCGCATTGGGTTCGATGCGTATGAGCGCGCGTGTGCTTCCGTTTCTCTCGTCACGACGGCTGCAAGCCGCGATGCTGGTTGCGCTCTTGTTGGCGCTTGCGGGAGGACTCCTCACCTGCTCGACCGGCGACGACAGCGATCACGTTGCGGTCGTCGATGCACCGATCGAACACCAGCCGCTCACCGAGGGCTGGGAGGCCGTCGATGTGCCGCCGCTCGACGACACATACGCGCTCAGCGCGAAGAAGCAGGACGGCGACGTCATCGCGCGGGACACGTCGTTCGTACTTGCGTCGAAGCGTGACGATCTCGACCGCGATCGCGTGCACGAGTTGCTGCTCGTCGATCCGCCGGCCGAGTTTGAGGTCGACGGTGGCGCCGGCCACCTGACGCTTCGACCAACGCAGGCGCTGCGGGAGTCGACGCGCTATCGTTTCACCCTGATCAGCGCCGACGATGGGCGCCAGGTGCGCAACTGGGCGTTCCAGACCGAAGGCCCATTGCGCGTAGTCCAGACCTTGCCGGCCGATGAGGCATCGAACGTGCCGCTCGATACCGGTATCGAGATGACGTTCAGCCACGACGGCATCGCCCGATTCGAGGATCGCGTCACGATTACGCCTGCCGTCCGGGGGCGGTTTGAGCTGCACAAGCGCGTCCTCGTCTTCGTGCCGCAGCGGCTCGTTCCGGAGACGCTGTACACGGTGACCGTGGCGCCCGGCGTCACAGTCGCTGACGGCGGTCTCGAGACACGCGAGCCGCACACATTTTCGTTTGAGACGGGCTCCGCAAGGCGGCAGGATCAACTCGGCATGTCGCCGGAGGGTGTGTTCTTCGCGCGGTTGGTCTTCGAAGCTTCGACGACCGAGCCGCCGTCCCTGCAGATCGAGACCTACTCCTACGACGAGCAGCTTTCGCTGCCGTTCGAGGTCTACCGCTACGCCGATGTCGACGCATTTGTCGAGGCCATCGATGAGGCGGTCGCCGTGCCGCGATGGACGTACTACAGCCGCCGCAACTTCCGTCTCGACACGTCCGGACTGGAACAGATCGCGACGTTGAACGGCAGTGTCCGGCGCGTGTCCGAGCAGTACTCGCAACAGTTGTTCACGGTCTTCCCGTCGGCGCTCGACCCCGGCTTTTACCTGGTGCAGACGCAGCGTGACGGCATCGATGCGCAGGCGCTTTTGCAGGTTACCGACCTGGCCTCCTATGCGTCGCTCAGCGATCCGAAGACGCTCGTCTGGGTGAACGATCTTGCGACCGGAGCGCCCGCGGCGGATGCTGCCATCAAGGACGCCGACGGAACGACATTCCGCACCGGCGACGACGGTGTCGCGTTCTTTGACACGCCTGACGCACTCATCCCCGCCGAAGGTGACGATGCGGGCGGGCGCACGCTGCGCGTCGAACACGATGGACGCATCGCCGTCGTGCCGCTCGCGGCGAGCCAGGCGATCGGGTTCTATGGCTACACCTACGATAGGAGTGGGTACGACTCCTACTATGGCGGCAGATCGCCGGACTACTGGTCGTACATCTATCCGGATCGGTCGCTGTATCGCCCATCAGACGCGATCCATTTCTGGGGCGTGGCGAAGCTCCGCGACGACTTTGAGCCCGGCCAGACGCTCACCGTGCGCCTCAGCGGCGGTAACTATTACGACTCGTCGTACCGCCCGTCGCTGCTCGCTGAGACGTCCGTCCAAGTCTCCGATCTCGGCACGGTCGAGGGCGCGCTCTCGTTCGAGGGCGCCGCGCCTGGCGGCTACCAACTCAGCATCGATGCCGGCGACGAGACGATCGCATCGACGTATGTGCAGGTCGAGAATTTCATCAAGCCCGCCTACAAGATCGACGTCGTGCCGTCGCGCAACGCGCTGTTCGCCGGCGAGAACGTCAGCGTCGACGTGTCGACGGAGTTCTTCGACGGCAGTCCCGTGCCCTTCGTCGACCTGGCCTACAGCCCGCCAGACGGCGGTGAGCAGGGCACGATCACCACCGATGCCGATGGCGCGGCTTCCATGTCGTACGTGGCGACCGCAGGTGATCCTTACGGCGGGCCGGCGTATCGCTACGCCAGCGCGTACCCCATCGGGCCGGAGCAGGGCGAAATCAGCGGCGAGACGACGTTCTACGTGCTCCCGGCTTCACTCGCAATCGACGCCACCGGCGATGTCGCCGACGGCCGCGCGACGATCACCGGCAACGTGCATCAGGTCGACCTTGCGGCGTTTGATGGCGGCGACGGCGGCAGTTGGTACGAAGACATGCGTGGCGCGCCGCCGCCCGGCCGCGCCATCAGCGCTGCCGTGACGGAGATCACGTACAACGAAGTCGAGGTCGGCGAGTACTATGACTTCATCGCCAAGCTCACGCGCAAACGCTACCGCTACGACACCGTCGAACGAGCGCTCGGCACCTTCGCCGCGACATCTGCCGCGGATGGCACCTACCGCGTCGGTTTCGCAGTCGAACGCGGCAAGTCATACCGCGTGCGCATCGGCACTACCGACGACGCAGGCCGCCTCACAGGCGTCGAGACGTACGTCAGCGGCGACCAGATTCCCTACCCAACGTACGCGTCCGACGGAGCGCTCAGCCTCAAGGAGACCGTCGCGTCTGGCCAAAGTCCCTACTACGCCACGACCAGCTACGCCGAAAACGACGCCGTTGACCTCACCGTCCGGCGTCTTGGCAAGCCGGCCGAGTCTGGCGCCAATCGGCGGTATCTGTTCCTGCGCGCCCGCGATGGCATTCTCGGTTATCACCAGGCCTTCGAGCCGAGACTGCAGTGGAACTTCGCAGCGAGCGACATTCCGAACGTAAACATTTCCGCTGTGCAGTTCAACGGTCGCGGATACGAATCCGCGCCCGGAGACTACGTCGCTAGCTTCGACTTCAGCGACCGGGAGATCGAGTTGAGCGTGACGTCCGACGCCGAACGCTACGAGCCCGGCGACGACGTGACGTTGTCGATCGAAACGCGCGACGGCCAGGGCAACCCCGTCGCCGCCGAGGCGCTTCTGAGTCTCGTCGATGAGGCGATCTTTCGCGCGCAGGGCTGGAACTACGAAGGCGAGATGCTCCAGCAGTTGTACCAGCCGTTATCATCCGGCCTGCTGGCCGTCTATCTGCCGTCGTATACCGCCATCGAAGAGTTGCAAAGCCAGCACGGGTACGCGCCGGGCGGCGCCGCGACGAACCCGCCCGATACCGGCGGTCCGATCACGCCGCGTTCGGACTTTCGCGACCTGGCGCTCTTCCGCACCGTCCGTACGGACGCCGGCGGCAACGCGAGCGTGACGTTCACATTGCCCGACAACATCACATCGTGGCGCGTCACGTCGCGCGCGGTCACGGGCGATCTGCGCGCGGGCGCCGCGCTCACCGCGCTGCCTTCGGGGTTGCCTTTCTTCGTCGAGGCGACGGCGAGCGACGAGTATCTCTCCGCCGACCGTCCGGTGATCGCGCTGCGTGCCTTCGGCAGCGCGCTGCAAAGCGGCGACGCCGTCGAATACGAGGTGAGCGCACCGTCGCTCGGCGCCAATGACATGTTGGTGAGCGGGGAGGCGTTCCGCGGCGTGGAGCTGGCGCTGCCGCCGTTGCAGGAGGGTGAGCACGCGCTCACGATTCGCGCCCGCTCCGGCGACATGCAGGACGCGATCGTGCGGACGATCAGCGTCGTCACGTCGCGGCTGCGACGCGGCGAGGCGCGCTTTTACGAATTGACGCCCGGCTTCGCGCTCAAGGGCGCGTCGACGGGAAGCACGCAGGTCGTCTTCACGGACAACAATCGCGGTCGCTACTATGACGACCTGCTGCGGCTCGCCTGGGGCTACGGCGACCGCGTCGATCAGCAGTTGGCACGCACGCTCGCGCATGATCTGCTGCGCGACCACTTCGACGTCGATGACGGCCCCGCGTCCGCGTTCGACGGTGCGATCTACCAGACCGCAGAAGGCGGCATCGCACTCTTCCCGTACGCCGACGACGATCTGCTCCTCAGCGCGCGCATGGCGTCGACCGGGCCGGGCAAGTTCGGGCGCAACGGCCTCGCGCAGTATTTCTTGAGCGTGCTCGACGATCCCGACGAGACGCGCGAGCGGTCGATCGTCGCGCTGTTCGGACTCGCCGCCGCCGGTGAGCCAGTGCTCCCCTCGATAGCCGCCATCGCCGCGGAGGACGACCTCGCGCCGCGCGAACGGCTGTACCTGGGCCTCGCAGCCCTCGCGGCCGGCGACGAGGTCGCGGCGCGACAGCAGTACCGCGAAGTGCTCCTGCGCTATGCGGAGCGGCGCGCGCCGTTCGTCCGGGTGCGTGCAGGTGTTGACCAGGACGACATTCTTGAGTTGACTGCGCTCGCCGCCGACCTCGGCGCAGGCCTCGGAGATCCTTCCGCGGACGAGATGTTCGCCTACACGCAGGCGAACGCGACGGAGGATCTGCTGATCGAACTGGAGCAGATCAGCTACCTCGCGCGTGCCCTTCCGCGGCTCTCGTCTGCGCCGGTGCGATTCAGCTATACGCTCGACGGCAGCGGCGAGGAGCAGACGCTCGAAGCAGGCCGCCCATTCGCCCTGACGGTGTCGACGCAACAACTCGCGCAACTTTCGCCTCAAGCCCTCGAAGGCGCCGTCGGCGTCGCAACGTACTTTGAAGCGCCCTTCGATCCTGCGTCAGTGGCGATTGATGCAGACATCAATGTGCGCCGCACGATCGATGTCGATGGCGGAGGCATCAGCGCCGGCGATATCGTCGAAGTGCGCCTCGACTATGCGCTGGCGCCGCAGTCGCTCGATGGCTGCTACCAGATTACGGACCTCGCGCCGTCAGGACTGC harbors:
- a CDS encoding YetF domain-containing protein; this encodes MLPHTRGGGAIDWSELFVPSMSVFEVVIRGSLMYLALFAMLRVVLKREAGAVGVTDLLVIVLVADAAQNAMSADYTSITEGVVLVAVILFWSFALNWVGFRVPWIGRLVHPPPLELVKDGRMLRRNMEKELISEEELMSQIRQQGVDDVAEVKRACIEGDGHISVVTRDAGETRNKRANETAV
- a CDS encoding histone deacetylase; this encodes MSVGFVYDPIFLEHDTGEHPENARRLTATMALLEESGLLAALTRIPVRAASADELSLAHDPRYVGAVERVAGEGGGWVDPDTLIMPRSYAVAAHVVGGTLNALDALMRGDVESAFCLVRPPGHHATPVQAMGFCLFNHVAVAAEYARARHGLERVAIVDYDVHHGNGTQDAFYDDPGVLYVSTHEFPFYPGTGPAEDVGADAGLGYNVNVPMPHGSGDAEYRRAFEAIVMPAVRRFRPQLILVSAGYDAHFADDIALQQLSVDGYDTLVSMIVAAAADLCDGRALFALEGGYHLTALPWSVRRTLEVMRGDGPAPDPLGTAIARTPPGFDDMIARVKSLHGL
- a CDS encoding MATE family efflux transporter; this encodes MPAEPKAVPASSVQVLALAADRGLSRVILKLAWPVGVERFSISVLSAVDAVLVGRYVGADGLAAVGIGTLMFWIPLSGALAVDVGATAVVARDVGAGDRSRVQAALHASIVLALVWGILCTAIVFAAAPWLMRLMGAEPEVVPHGVEYLRAGSIGFPMLMVLYAVSGALRGMGNTWMPMVILIIVNAINAIVTFVLISGDVADLGVLASGIGYAAAGTTGGVLALALAASGLAPVRMDVTRLLATSRESMARVLRIGLPVGLEEAQFMFAFLVYTRIVARLGTEQLAAHSLALRSLELAILPGFALGTAATALVGQYLGAGLPDMAEAIAKRVRFFALCLLVTMAAVQFAIAPYVVELFVRDDPEVVETGTRLLRVFAFALPAMGVHASLSGVLRGAGDVRFVLYTFTFTAWGIRVPIAAFMVIVLGLTVPFAWLAAVTENWVRAALVQRRFALGAWKRLKV
- a CDS encoding metallophosphoesterase family protein encodes the protein MRIGIVADVHCNHEALRIALDRMGDVDELLCAGDAVYQFRFSNEVMQILRERGARYILGNHEEVLLGKWGSKARSADWVRGADLEYMSSQPSRLETTVGGKKLVMVHGSPFEPHNEYIYPKSPSIAKLATIDADYVILGHTHYQMAERLGRVLVINPGSAGEARDARNAFRLSYAVLDTSSVDVVFDDFQDPTRAAVDPSIIPRAPLDAGAGRDDPTPENTNFWTPGN
- the gltX gene encoding glutamate--tRNA ligase, encoding MPSRTRYAPSPTGVPHVGNLRTALFDYLLARHDGGQFILRIEDTDQARLAPEAVQGLQDSLTWLGIDWDEGPGRGGPYAPYVQSERLHLYRPAADKLLAGGDAYKCWCSSARLEALRAEQTRLKQPPRYDRRCREESGRQAARREAEADGRNCVVRFKTPLSGEVTVHDAIHGETTFDLATLDDFVILKSDGFPTYHLAYIVDDEAMRITHVLRGDEWLASAPRHMLIYRALGIHPPVIAHLPRVLGPDGARLSKRYGATSVFEYRDQGYLPEAVFNFLGLTGWSLDDKTEIISKEDFIKHFTLDRVVKNPAIFNVEKLTWMNGVYIREMPGERLVDVLVERLEGDLPSSVSRPIDRTLVARIAPLIRERIKLLSEAVDYCDFFFTDDLSYTREELLGKPYRDRPGDARDALSAVIERTQSIDWTHDALEQVLRELAESLGTKPGDLFSLVRVAVTGKRVTPPLFESMEILGKERCLARLQHAIQLL
- the msrA gene encoding peptide-methionine (S)-S-oxide reductase MsrA, translating into MTTDTNDAIEKATFGAGCFWGVEAAFRQIKGVKSTAVGFMGGALDDPTYEDVCYRDTGHAEVVEVQFDPELVPYAALLDVFWENHDPTTLNRQGPDVGEQYRSAIFYHSPEQQRAATDSKDALERDGRYRRPIVTEITPAATFYPAEEYHQQYLEKRGLSTCHI